In Vibrio bathopelagicus, the following are encoded in one genomic region:
- the rhtB gene encoding homoserine/homoserine lactone efflux protein — MDTHVWLAYVVTAILFSLAPGSGTVNSISNGLSYGTKKSLASIAGLQLGLAFHIMLVGAGIGALVAQSALAFTIIKWVGVAYLLWLGIQKWRDNSSLVASEESTTLSSGRLLRNAVLINLTNPKSIVFLVALFPQFIDPTQPQAPQLLVLGVTTVFIDSVVMLGYTSLASQMGRFIRSDRVMGKINKIFGGMFMGCGALLAAAKA; from the coding sequence ATGGATACTCATGTTTGGCTTGCTTATGTCGTCACGGCGATTTTGTTTAGTTTGGCTCCGGGCTCAGGTACCGTTAATTCAATCAGCAATGGGCTAAGTTATGGCACCAAGAAGTCACTCGCGTCGATCGCAGGCTTACAGCTCGGTCTTGCATTCCACATCATGCTGGTGGGTGCGGGTATTGGTGCGTTAGTCGCTCAATCCGCGTTGGCGTTCACTATCATCAAATGGGTCGGTGTGGCTTATCTTTTGTGGTTGGGTATTCAGAAGTGGCGTGATAATTCTAGCTTGGTGGCTTCAGAAGAGAGCACGACATTATCGAGCGGAAGATTGCTGAGAAATGCCGTGCTGATTAATCTAACCAACCCGAAATCTATCGTGTTTTTGGTGGCTCTGTTTCCTCAATTTATCGATCCGACACAGCCTCAGGCTCCACAGTTATTAGTGCTTGGTGTAACCACAGTATTCATTGATAGCGTGGTTATGTTGGGTTACACCTCATTAGCTTCACAAATGGGACGTTTTATTCGTTCTGATCGCGTAATGGGTAAGATAAATAAAATATTTGGTGGTATGTTCATGGGCTGCGGTGCTTTGCTGGCTGCCGCAAAAGCTTAG
- a CDS encoding alpha/beta fold hydrolase: protein MENHSAAPFSYTQEPEFEQAIKHPIPALWQQRKDGYVTSSGKKKLYWCSLTSSTHTKAIVISNGRIECCLKYQELFYDFYQQGYDVYSFDHQGQGQSERMVTDSDIGHIHEFDDYASDMSDIITSFDLSRYSNRYLLAHSMGSTIATRYLQTHPDHPFDKVTLCAPMFGINTEWYFKPIAMIVGQVLTACYAKPTYAPGQQAYYSKPFENNLLSHSKVRYQWFRRLYDESPSLQVGGPSTRWVWQGLMAAKQAIQQTRQIKIPLLLIQAGEEKIVSNDAQMKFINKLKKTNSASQFKAIEGSRHEVLFEKDEYRNQTLDAINQFFV, encoded by the coding sequence ATGGAAAACCACAGTGCCGCCCCGTTTTCGTACACGCAAGAACCTGAGTTCGAGCAAGCGATTAAACACCCGATCCCTGCCCTTTGGCAACAACGAAAAGATGGGTATGTCACATCATCTGGTAAAAAGAAGCTGTACTGGTGTAGCCTAACCTCATCGACGCACACCAAAGCCATTGTAATATCAAATGGTCGCATCGAATGTTGCTTGAAATACCAAGAACTCTTTTATGATTTCTATCAACAAGGCTATGACGTTTATTCATTTGACCACCAAGGTCAAGGCCAGTCGGAACGTATGGTAACAGACTCTGACATCGGTCACATTCATGAGTTTGATGATTATGCGTCAGATATGTCCGACATCATTACCAGTTTTGACCTTAGCCGATATTCCAATCGTTATCTGCTCGCTCATTCAATGGGCAGCACGATAGCCACTCGCTACCTGCAAACTCATCCAGACCACCCGTTTGACAAAGTCACGCTGTGCGCACCAATGTTTGGGATCAATACTGAATGGTACTTCAAGCCCATCGCAATGATTGTTGGACAGGTACTCACGGCTTGTTATGCCAAGCCGACTTATGCCCCAGGCCAACAAGCGTATTACTCTAAGCCCTTCGAAAATAATTTATTAAGCCACAGCAAGGTACGTTACCAATGGTTCCGCCGTCTGTATGACGAGTCACCCTCTTTGCAAGTGGGTGGACCAAGTACTCGCTGGGTATGGCAAGGATTAATGGCGGCCAAGCAGGCAATCCAGCAAACTCGTCAAATCAAAATCCCTCTGCTATTGATTCAGGCTGGGGAAGAGAAGATTGTAAGTAACGATGCTCAAATGAAGTTCATCAATAAGCTGAAGAAAACCAACTCAGCCAGCCAGTTTAAGGCCATTGAAGGATCTAGACATGAGGTGTTGTTTGAGAAGGATGAATATCGTAATCAAACACTGGATGCCATTAATCAGTTTTTTGTTTAA
- a CDS encoding Cof-type HAD-IIB family hydrolase, with protein sequence MTIPALKDSVKIVASDLDGTLLAPNHQLSDFTKQTLTKLHGQGYTFIFATGRHHVDVAGIRKQTGIPAYMITSNGARVHDQDDNLMYAKNIPAELVQSVVDVFKKDPEIFIHVYMNDEWLLNRDDETMKTFHDQTGFTYRLYDADNAPSEGIAKIFCTHPNKSHEHLVPFEDELNALFGEKLNVAFSTPWCLEVMAAEVSKGDALQAVAQSIDLELENCIAFGDGMNDVELLSMAGKGLVMGTSHEKVLKALPNNEVIGSNADDAVAHYLEKHLL encoded by the coding sequence ATGACTATTCCTGCACTAAAAGATTCCGTGAAAATTGTTGCCTCTGATCTAGATGGTACGCTTTTGGCTCCCAACCATCAGTTAAGCGATTTTACCAAGCAAACACTCACGAAGTTACACGGACAAGGTTATACCTTTATCTTCGCAACAGGTCGTCACCATGTTGATGTTGCCGGTATTCGCAAGCAAACGGGCATTCCTGCTTACATGATCACCTCGAATGGTGCTCGCGTGCATGACCAAGACGACAATCTAATGTATGCCAAAAACATCCCTGCCGAATTAGTGCAAAGTGTTGTGGATGTGTTTAAGAAAGATCCTGAGATCTTCATCCATGTCTATATGAACGATGAATGGTTACTGAATCGTGATGACGAAACAATGAAGACGTTTCACGATCAAACAGGCTTCACATACCGCTTGTACGATGCAGATAATGCACCAAGTGAAGGCATTGCTAAAATCTTCTGTACTCACCCAAATAAATCACATGAACACCTTGTTCCATTTGAAGATGAGCTCAATGCTCTGTTTGGTGAAAAGTTGAATGTCGCTTTCTCAACACCTTGGTGTTTGGAAGTGATGGCTGCAGAAGTGTCTAAAGGCGACGCGCTACAAGCCGTAGCTCAATCTATCGACCTTGAGCTAGAAAACTGTATTGCTTTTGGTGATGGCATGAACGATGTCGAGCTACTATCAATGGCAGGTAAAGGCTTAGTGATGGGTACATCGCATGAAAAAGTACTTAAAGCGCTGCCTAATAATGAAGTGATTGGCAGCAACGCCGACGATGCGGTTGCGCACTACTTAGAAAAGCACCTGCTTTAA
- a CDS encoding EVE domain-containing protein: protein MAYWLFKTEPDTFSIQTLRVQKTSCWEGVRNYQARNMMRDDVKLGDLVMIYHSSCKKVGVAGIAKVTKEAYPDHFQFDPGSDYYDPKSSPDNPRWIMVDVEFVRVTERLIPLATLKAMPELAEMPLVKRGNRLSIMPVTEQEWQAILGKEVLGSR, encoded by the coding sequence ATGGCATATTGGTTATTTAAAACAGAACCCGACACCTTCTCTATTCAGACTCTTAGAGTGCAAAAAACCTCTTGTTGGGAGGGTGTACGCAACTATCAGGCTCGAAACATGATGCGTGATGACGTCAAGCTTGGAGACTTGGTGATGATATACCATTCATCATGCAAAAAAGTTGGCGTAGCAGGGATCGCAAAGGTAACCAAAGAAGCCTACCCAGACCATTTTCAATTCGACCCAGGGAGTGATTACTACGATCCTAAGTCTTCACCAGATAACCCTCGCTGGATTATGGTTGATGTCGAGTTTGTACGAGTAACGGAGCGCTTGATCCCTCTGGCAACGCTTAAAGCTATGCCTGAGCTCGCAGAAATGCCGCTGGTTAAACGAGGCAATCGCTTATCCATCATGCCGGTTACCGAACAGGAGTGGCAGGCGATCTTAGGAAAAGAAGTACTCGGCTCTCGTTAG
- a CDS encoding COG3650 family protein translates to MKVMKNPVTWLVAFALQGCVTAPDTPQQPELPPATLDEPLSIQPQTFIMRGQVVVGHESRTFTPCGSQQQYWLDLSPELALEAQGLATRPYQTLYGELIGHLTVPSQTGYNADFTARFVVDQVNVLTAENPDRCDQPLRATRAFGNEPYWSATFDKDQLKYSKMGEEPQRLNIESSRTTPSARDYQLKGNQAQGELNLKKESCSDGMSDSIYGWHAKLNLNDSSYNGCAMVANQDPTLDWSGLYFASSTQNTGFSINLELNDDHSAITTYSYSNGDPSIVEQGFWQQLNQNQVQVVMTRHQQQYLISERIFTLDNGKLVAEKEKVGNVVYPIANGGLVLFEAKSEQALVNTTTNVDLASKQINSSDQLDQKVDQAIREYFKINNTAPDNTKYRWLTYDLNGDGKEELFAQLDWCGSGGCTLLIFENHQDNWRFNSRVTLVKGDIRLGKSQNHGWQDLIFNVSGGGATPAKHTLSYTGVSYPLNPSVAPVADDADISDVVLFADGISPAQSGVKL, encoded by the coding sequence ATGAAGGTAATGAAAAACCCAGTGACATGGCTAGTCGCATTCGCTTTACAAGGCTGTGTAACGGCACCAGATACGCCGCAACAACCTGAATTACCACCAGCAACCCTAGATGAACCACTGAGTATTCAACCGCAAACTTTCATCATGCGTGGTCAGGTTGTGGTTGGTCATGAAAGCCGAACTTTCACTCCTTGCGGCAGCCAACAACAATACTGGTTAGATTTATCACCAGAGTTAGCGCTAGAAGCACAAGGGCTGGCAACCAGACCTTATCAAACCTTATACGGCGAGCTTATCGGTCATCTCACCGTGCCTAGCCAAACTGGATACAATGCCGACTTCACTGCACGCTTCGTGGTTGACCAAGTTAATGTGCTAACGGCAGAGAATCCTGATCGTTGTGACCAACCACTTCGCGCAACACGGGCTTTTGGTAATGAACCATACTGGTCAGCAACCTTCGATAAAGACCAACTCAAATACTCTAAGATGGGCGAAGAACCTCAGCGCCTCAATATCGAATCTAGCCGCACCACACCAAGCGCTCGTGATTACCAGCTGAAAGGTAACCAGGCACAAGGTGAACTAAATCTTAAAAAAGAGAGCTGCAGCGATGGCATGAGTGACTCTATTTATGGCTGGCACGCCAAACTTAATCTCAATGACAGCAGCTACAATGGCTGTGCAATGGTGGCCAATCAAGACCCAACCCTCGACTGGAGCGGCCTCTACTTTGCAAGCTCAACGCAGAACACTGGCTTCTCTATCAACCTAGAACTCAACGATGACCACAGCGCTATTACGACTTACTCGTACAGCAATGGCGATCCTTCTATTGTTGAACAGGGCTTCTGGCAGCAACTTAACCAAAATCAGGTACAAGTGGTAATGACTCGCCACCAGCAACAGTACTTAATCTCTGAGCGCATCTTCACGCTCGATAACGGTAAACTGGTCGCAGAGAAGGAAAAAGTGGGCAATGTTGTCTACCCTATTGCCAATGGCGGTCTAGTGCTATTTGAAGCTAAGAGTGAACAGGCACTGGTGAATACGACCACCAACGTTGATCTAGCCTCAAAGCAGATAAACTCGAGCGATCAACTTGATCAAAAAGTCGACCAAGCGATCCGCGAGTATTTTAAGATCAACAACACCGCACCAGACAATACTAAGTACCGCTGGCTAACCTACGATCTGAACGGCGATGGCAAAGAAGAACTATTTGCTCAACTCGACTGGTGTGGTTCGGGTGGCTGTACGTTGCTTATATTTGAAAACCACCAAGACAACTGGCGCTTCAATAGCCGAGTGACACTGGTCAAGGGCGATATACGCTTAGGTAAATCGCAAAATCATGGCTGGCAGGATCTGATCTTCAATGTCAGCGGCGGTGGAGCAACACCTGCGAAGCACACACTGTCTTACACCGGTGTTAGCTATCCACTAAACCCAAGCGTTGCTCCGGTCGCAGATGACGCTGATATCAGCGATGTGGTTCTGTTTGCTGATGGCATATCACCAGCACAAAGCGGAGTTAAGCTATAA
- a CDS encoding tRNA-uridine aminocarboxypropyltransferase: protein MSNQQACGGCGFTHQCICHRIPSVESQTDLVLLTHENELSRDTNTGKLLEQSIQQCQSFVWQRKTPPEELIALLEDEALQPFLLFPSDNSVECQQAVSSVTGDRKPLFIILDGTWQEAKKMLNKSAWLNTIPQIHLNISTESSYTLRRNQDSGHLCTCEVGIELLKTLSETEPARLINDYYQHYLKVFQADKCGHSLK from the coding sequence ATGAGTAATCAACAAGCTTGCGGTGGTTGTGGCTTCACTCATCAATGTATTTGTCATCGTATACCAAGTGTTGAAAGCCAAACTGATCTTGTACTGCTGACTCATGAGAACGAACTGTCGCGAGACACCAATACCGGAAAGTTACTTGAGCAATCTATTCAGCAATGTCAGTCCTTCGTATGGCAACGAAAAACACCGCCAGAAGAGCTGATTGCCTTACTCGAAGACGAGGCATTGCAGCCTTTTTTGCTGTTTCCAAGTGACAACAGTGTTGAGTGCCAGCAGGCCGTGTCATCTGTAACCGGAGATCGTAAGCCATTATTCATCATCTTGGATGGCACATGGCAGGAAGCGAAGAAAATGCTCAACAAGAGCGCGTGGTTAAACACCATTCCTCAAATCCATCTCAATATCTCGACAGAATCGTCATACACCTTGCGCCGCAATCAAGACAGCGGGCACCTATGTACTTGCGAAGTCGGTATTGAGTTGCTAAAAACATTGAGTGAAACCGAACCGGCTAGGCTGATCAACGATTATTACCAGCACTACCTAAAGGTGTTTCAAGCGGATAAATGTGGTCATTCACTCAAATAG